The genomic DNA ACCCGCAAAGCCCGCAGGAGGCCGGATGGTCGGAGCCGGCAATCTGAACGAGAACGCTGAGGGCACGACTCCAGAGGGAGTAATCACCGGTTCCGAGTCTTTCAATGATTCCACAAATGATAAGTCCACGGAGATCGCCAACGTTCTCGCCGGGCGTGATCTTTCCGATCCTGCAGAGCGTGCATGGGCTGTGGCGCGCCTGTCGGAAATCCAGGAGGCGCAGCGAGAGGCCGTGCTGGCCAAAGCCTCCCGTTTGGGTATTCCGCTCCGGATGCGGGGCCCGGGGCACCGGGTCTCGGAGTTGTACACTTTCCAAGGGGACCGCCCGGTCTACCGGCACACCACCAACGCCAACGCCGCCATTTCCAGCGGAGCCAACCTGCTCTTCGGCGGAAATTTCAGTCTCTCGGGTTCGGGGGTGAAAGTGGGGGTGTGGGACGGCGGTTCGGTGCGTTCAACCCACCAGGAATTGACCGGGCGTGTCACCTTGAAAAATGCCTCCGCCGCCCTGGATGACCACGCCACCCATGTCGCGGGCACCATTGGCGCCTCGGGAGTCCAGGCCGCCGCCAAGGGCATGGCCCCTTCGGTCGCCATCGATTCGTATGAGTGGACGGACGATTACACGGAAATGACGGCTGCTGGTGCGTCCAGTGCGGGCCAGATCACGACCAAAATCCCTTTGTCCAACCACTCCTATGGCTACGATGCCGTCACGGCCGATATGGGACGCTACGAAACCGAGGCCAGATCGGTGGATGCGGTGGCCGCCGCCCTGCCCTACTATCTGCCCTTCTGGGCCGCAGGCAACGAACAGGACACCCTCACCGCCAAGGGTGGATTCCAATCCATCACCTACAATGGTCTGGCCAAAAACATCATGACCGTGGGCGCCGCTAACGACGCCGTCACATCCGGACTGCGTGATCCCGCCAAGGCGGTCATCGCCAGTTTTTCCAGCCTGGGTCCCTGCGACGACGGGCGGATCAAGCCCGATCTGGTCGCCAACGGGGTCAATGTCTATTCCAGCATCAGCACCGGCAATGCCGCTTACGACGGTACCTACAGCGGCACCAGCATGGCCACGCCGTCGGCCATGGGTTCGGCCGCGCTCATCGTCCAGCTTTACGCCCGCGAGTTTTCCGGCCAGTTGATGCGGGCCAGCACACTCAAGGCCCTGCTCATCCACACCGCGAGCGATCGAGGCAATCCCGGACCGGACTACACTTACGGCTGGGGCTTGATCAACGTCAAGGCCGCAGCCGACTTGGTCCTGGCACACAAGGCCAGCCTGGCCAGTCCCAAAATCATCGAAAACTCCCTTTCTTCAAGCCAGACCACCCGGAACCATACTTTCACTTGGGACGGCAGCAGCCCGATCCGGGCCACCCTCTCGTGGACCGACCCCGCCGGCACGGCCCAGACCAGCCAGGACAGCCGCACCCCGAACCTGGTCCGCAATTTGGATCTGAAAGTCACCGCGCCGAACGGCACCACCGTCTACCGCCCATACATCATGCCTTTTGTCAACACGTGGACCCAGGCTTCCATGTCCCTCAATGCCACCACCGGCGTCAACAACACCGACAACGTCGAGCAGGTCTTGGTCGCTTCCCCGTCGCAGGCCGGCACCTACACCCTCACGGTGTCGATCAATGGTACCCTCACCACCAACCAGACCTACTCCCTCATCGTGACAGGCGGTTCCGCTGCGGCCGCCAACCCCGCCCCCAACGTCACGCTGACCTCTCCGGCCAGTGGGACCACCCTCCTCTCCGGCAACCCAGTGGTGCTGTCGGCCAATGCCACCGACACCACTTCGACCGGGGCCACGGGCACCATCTCCCAGGTGCAATTCCTCAGCGGCAACTCCGTGGTCAACACCGACACCGCCGCACCCTATACCTTCAGCTGGACGCCACCCTCTGCCGGAACCTACACGCTCAGCGCCCGTGCCACCGACAGCGAAGGGGCCAGCGCCTCATCGTCTGTGGCCACCCTTACGGTCCTGAGCGGCAACGGGGCCCCCACCCTTGCTTCGTTTTCGCCCACCAGTGGTAGCGTTGGAACTTCGGTGGTCATCACCGGAACCAATTTTTCCGGAGTCACTGCCGTCCGTTTCAATGGGGTCGATGCCACATCCTTTACCAGCGATTCCAGCACCCAGATCACCGCGGTCTATCCCTCCGGGGCGGGGACCGGTCCGGTCACGGTGATCAATGCCTACGGCACCGGCACCAGTCCGGGCAATTTTACCTTGGCCGCTGCGCCGGTGCTGATCAGCCAGGTTTATGGCGCAGGAGGGTTGTCTGGGGCGGTTCTCAGTGCGGATTATGTGGAATTGCGCAACACCACCGGCTCGCCGGTCAGTCTGGCCAACTGGTCGGTCCAATACGCCAGCGCCAGCGGAACGACCTGGTCGGTGAACAACCTTTCGGGCTCGATTCCGGCCTATGGTTTCTACCTGCTCAAGTTGGCTTCCGGAACCACCGGGGCGGCATTGCCCACGGCGGATGCCACCGGTGGAACGAACCTCAGTGCCTCCAGCGGCAAGATCGCCCTGCGCAACAGCATCACCGGATTCACCGGCTCATCCCCCATCGGACAGGCCGGTCTGCAGGATTTTGTCGGCTACGGCACGGCCAACGCCTTCGAGGGTGCGGCTGCCGCACCCGCAGCGTCTTCCACCACGGCCATCCTCCGGGCCGGGAACGGGGTGACTGACAGCGGCAACAACAACAGCGATTTCAGCTCCGGCTCGCCCAACCCGCGCAATTCCAGCGGCGGGACGGTGGCCCCGGTCATCACCAGTGCCTCCACGGCGGGCGGCTCGGTGGGATCGCTCTTCAGTTATCAAATCACTGCTTCCAATGGGCCGACATCCTACTCCGCCAGCCCGTTGCCTGCCGGACTGACGGTCAATGGCACCACCGGCGCCATCTCCGGCACACCGACCACCGCCGGAACGACCAATACCACCTTATCCGCCACCAACAGCGGTGGAACCGGCACGGCCGCCCTGACCATCACCATTGTCGCCAGCGGGGGAGGGGGAGGAGGCGGGAATAGCACGATCTTCAATGAAGATTTTACCTCCATCACCTCTGGAAACAGCACTTCCACAGCAGGATCGAACACAACCTGGGCAGGTAACGGGAATTTTACCACGACCAACAACGCATTTCAGGCAGGCGGGGCCGTGCGCATCGGCTCCAGCAGTGCAAATGGATCCATCACCAGCCGGGTCATCGATCTCAGTGGTAACGGGGGGAATTTCACCCTGAGTTTCAAAGTCAAGGGTTGGACCGACTATGAGGGCAATCTGTTGATCAATATCACGGGGCAGACCACCCAGTCGGTCAGCTACACCAACCTGATGACAGACCCCTTCGAAACCAAGTCGCTCAATTTTACCGGCGGCCAGGCCTCATCAACCATCACATTCTCCACGCCAACCAAGCGGTTGTTCCTCGATGACGTCTTGGTGACCAGGGCCGCAGCGTCCGGCCCGGTGATCACCACCAATGGCACGCTTTCCACCGTCAACACCACCTACGGCACCGCCTCGCCCACGCCGTCCACCTTCACCCTCTCCGGCGACAACCTCGCCGCAGGCGTCCTGGTCACCGCCCCCGCGGGCTTCGAGGTTTCGAAGACCGCCGGTGGCGCTTCGGGTTACAATGGCACCCAGACGGTCGGTGCGGCTGGGACTCTGGCGGCCACCCCGATTTATGTCCGTCTGGCTTCCACCACAGCCGCCGGATCCTATGACGGCAATATCCTCTGCACCAGCCCGGGCGCTCTCCCGGTCAACGTCGCCACGGCACCTAGCGTGGTTTACCCC from Candidatus Methylacidiphilales bacterium includes the following:
- a CDS encoding S8 family serine peptidase, whose amino-acid sequence is MSDSTTTADVDSRTSTQESPGSEAGVEVGTESIDASSPNKFGDSRPAKPAGGRMVGAGNLNENAEGTTPEGVITGSESFNDSTNDKSTEIANVLAGRDLSDPAERAWAVARLSEIQEAQREAVLAKASRLGIPLRMRGPGHRVSELYTFQGDRPVYRHTTNANAAISSGANLLFGGNFSLSGSGVKVGVWDGGSVRSTHQELTGRVTLKNASAALDDHATHVAGTIGASGVQAAAKGMAPSVAIDSYEWTDDYTEMTAAGASSAGQITTKIPLSNHSYGYDAVTADMGRYETEARSVDAVAAALPYYLPFWAAGNEQDTLTAKGGFQSITYNGLAKNIMTVGAANDAVTSGLRDPAKAVIASFSSLGPCDDGRIKPDLVANGVNVYSSISTGNAAYDGTYSGTSMATPSAMGSAALIVQLYAREFSGQLMRASTLKALLIHTASDRGNPGPDYTYGWGLINVKAAADLVLAHKASLASPKIIENSLSSSQTTRNHTFTWDGSSPIRATLSWTDPAGTAQTSQDSRTPNLVRNLDLKVTAPNGTTVYRPYIMPFVNTWTQASMSLNATTGVNNTDNVEQVLVASPSQAGTYTLTVSINGTLTTNQTYSLIVTGGSAAAANPAPNVTLTSPASGTTLLSGNPVVLSANATDTTSTGATGTISQVQFLSGNSVVNTDTAAPYTFSWTPPSAGTYTLSARATDSEGASASSSVATLTVLSGNGAPTLASFSPTSGSVGTSVVITGTNFSGVTAVRFNGVDATSFTSDSSTQITAVYPSGAGTGPVTVINAYGTGTSPGNFTLAAAPVLISQVYGAGGLSGAVLSADYVELRNTTGSPVSLANWSVQYASASGTTWSVNNLSGSIPAYGFYLLKLASGTTGAALPTADATGGTNLSASSGKIALRNSITGFTGSSPIGQAGLQDFVGYGTANAFEGAAAAPAASSTTAILRAGNGVTDSGNNNSDFSSGSPNPRNSSGGTVAPVITSASTAGGSVGSLFSYQITASNGPTSYSASPLPAGLTVNGTTGAISGTPTTAGTTNTTLSATNSGGTGTAALTITIVASGGGGGGGNSTIFNEDFTSITSGNSTSTAGSNTTWAGNGNFTTTNNAFQAGGAVRIGSSSANGSITSRVIDLSGNGGNFTLSFKVKGWTDYEGNLLINITGQTTQSVSYTNLMTDPFETKSLNFTGGQASSTITFSTPTKRLFLDDVLVTRAAASGPVITTNGTLSTVNTTYGTASPTPSTFTLSGDNLAAGVLVTAPAGFEVSKTAGGASGYNGTQTVGAAGTLAATPIYVRLASTTAAGSYDGNILCTSPGALPVNVATAPSVVYPKLLTVTANDRTKAFGTTLSLGTSAFTTNGTVGAETVGTVTLSASGGTGAYDAQGDYEIIPSNASGGTFNPANYDISYETGLLTVTGQSFASWLNGLYTGNNALPDADPDFNGLSNALEFFYGMSPGNNSSAARPILTVNASQMSLQYRRSKSAAGVTGTVVWSNEPGSSGTWSSEGITDNLVSDEGTYEIREAVLSLQPTDIKKFLRFDIVLP